Within the Gloeobacter kilaueensis JS1 genome, the region CAGAGCACGGCCCGCATCTCCCAGCTCGTCAAGGCGATCAAGTCCTACACCTACATGGATCAGGCTCCCCTGCAGGAGGTCGATGTCCACGAGGGCATCGAGAACACGCTCACGATTCTCCACCACAAACTCAAGTACGGCGTTACGATCGTCCGTGAGTACGCTGAAGATCTGCCGCGCCTCTGCGCCTATGGCAGCGAACTCAACCAGGTCTGGACCAACCTGATCGACAATGCGATCGATGCGATGAACGGCAAGGGCCAGATCACGATCCGCACCTCCCTCTACCCGGATACGGTCCTCGTCGAACTCATCGATACTGGCAGCGGCATTCCCCCGGACATCCAGCCGCGCATCTTTGAACCCTTCTTTACCACCAAAGGGGTGGGCCAGGGTTCCGGCCTCGGCCTCGACATCGTCCGCCGCATCGTCGCCCACCATCGCGGATCGATCCGCGTCGAATCCCAGCCGGGCCACACCCGCTTCAAAGTCTGTCTGCCCATTCGCCAACCTTGAGCCACACACGCCATGGAACTCATTAACCACGATTCTCCTCAGCCGGCAGTCCTTGCCACCGAGGAACTGCGCCGGGTACCACTGTTTGAGAATCTGCCGGAGGACCAGCTGTGCTGGCTAATCCGCCAGGGCCGCCTGCGGCTGCTCGACACGGGCGATATTGTGCGCGCTCAGGGGACGCCCGCCGATTACGTCTTCGTGCTGCTCGACGGTGCGATTCAGATTGTCAAGAAAAAAGGCAATCAAGAAATTCTACTTGTCACCCACACCGAGCGCACTCTCTTCGGTGAGTTGCCGGTGCTCACAGGCGATCCCCATTACTGGGCAGAGGGCCGCGCCCTTGCCCCCAGCCGCATTCTTGAGCTGGACAAGGAAGATTTTTGGGAGCTTTTGTCTAGTTGCCGCTGTGTGACGACGGTTATTCTGCGCACGATGGCCCAGCGGATGCAGGAGGTGCAGGCGCTCGCCCAGCAGCGCGAACGGCTCATCGCCCTCGGTACCCTCGCCGCCGGTCTGGCCCACGAACTGAATAACCCCGCCTCAGCCGCGCGGCGGGCCGCCTCTCAATTGCGCGGCTCCTTTCAGAAGTTGCAGCCCGCTGCCCTCAAGCTCTGCCGCTACGCCAAAGACGAAGAGAAGCAGGCGGTGCTGAACGTCCTTGAGCAGGAGGTCGTCGAGCGGGCCACCGCCGCCCTTGCCCTCGATCCGATCACCCGCAGCGACCGCGAGGAACAACTGGCCGACTGGTTGCGGGAGCACAACATCGCCAACAGCTGGAATCTCGCCTCGACCCTGGTGGGGGCGGGCCTCGATACCGACTGGCTCGTCGCTCTGACGGGCCGCATCGCTCCGGAGTCGCTTCCCAGCGTCCTCAACTGGCTGGAAGTCACCCTCGACGGCGTTGGCCTGCTCAACGAACTCGAGCACTGTACCGAGCGGGTCTCCACCCTGGTGCAGGCGGTCAAAGATTACTCCTACCTCGATCAGGCTCCTTTGCAGGAGATCGATGTCCACGAAGGGCTCGAAAGCACCCTCACCATGCTGGGCCACCGCCTCCGCAACGGGATCGCCATCTGCCGGGCCTACTGCGATTTGCCGCGCATCACCGCCTTCGGCAGCGAACTCAACCAGGTCTGGACCAACCTGCTCGACAACGCCATCGACGCCGTGCAGGACAGAAGCGATCCCTGCGTGTGGCTTCGCACCAGCCGCGAGGACCGCAATATCCTCGTCGAGATTACCGACAACGGCCCCGGCATTGCCGCCGACGTTCTGCCCCACATCTTCGAGCCCTTCTTTACGACCAAAGATATCGGCAAGGGCACGGGCCTCGGACTGCACATCAGCTATCGCATCGTCGTCGAACAGCACAGAGGTGATATTCGCGTTCACTCTGCTCCTGGCCGCACCTGCTTCCAGGTCCGCCTGCCCATTACCCCAGGCTGAACCGGCTGTTTTGCCTGTAGGCTTTCAGGGAGTCTTACAGCTGATGCTGGGCGATATATTCCCGCAGCGCCCGGTTGATGCTGGTCTGGTAGCCCTCACCTTGAAGATGGTTGCGTTTGAACCAGTCGATCAGATCGGCGTCGAGCCGCAGCGTAATCTGCTGCTTGATCGGGCGATAAAACAAGCCGCGCCGGGCAGCGCTCCAGTCTCCAGTCGCCTCTGGGATGAGATCGGTGCGGATAGGTCTGTCCGCTGCCGCCAGGGCATCGATCTCCGCCTGTACTTCTGGCGGCACAGGGTTAGAGTGTTCCTTCTTCATAAGCCCTCCGCTCATAAGGAGTTGCCTCGCGGGCACTAATGATTCTGCCTGTCTCTTCACCAGTATCCGGATCAGGGTCCGGCCAGGTATGCACGACGAAAATAGTCATGTTGCCGATCATGCCAATGGTCTGCCAGCGCTCCTCGTGTGGGTATGGATCAGGGCGACTCACCGCCAAAAGATCGCGGAAAACATACTGTGCACTTTCAAAACTTAAGCCGTGATCGCACTTATTGGTTCGGTTCTTCTCATTGTCCCAGGTCCACGCCAAAAACATCCCCTACACCAGAGTAGCTACATGATCGTAGCTACCGTTATCCCTTGTCAAGGGAGACATTCGCGTTCACTCCGTTCCCGGTTGTACCAGCTTCGAGGTGCGCCTGTCCATCACTCCAGGCTGAACCGACCGGATCCTCCCCCAGTCTCTATCTAAAGAAAGAATGGCTGTTTCCACTCGCATCGGCCATCTTAGAAACAGACAATGGGAGGCCCAAGCAATGAAAAGTGTACTGGCTGCCCTGGCGACCGCAGCGCTGCTTGCTGCTGCACCGACTGCCCTCTTTGCCCAGACAGGCGAACCGGGCAAGTCCGGTCCCGAGATCGACCCCAATCAGGTGCAATTTCCAGAAAAGTGCCGGGCGCTCACCAGTCCCGACATCACCGACCCGCTCAACTACAACAATCTCACCGACGCTGAAAAGATGCAGCGGGCCAAAAGTACGAGTCTGAGCAAGCCCATCGTCACAACGACCAACCTGGCAGATCGCCCGGAGGTCGTCAGCCGCTCCGACGAGGGATTGCTCATCGATCCGCCCAGCGGCTACACTGCCACTCCGACCCCGAGCAAGCCGGGGCCGGATGTCTACTGTTTCCCGAGCGCCTTCCGGCAGTAGTCTGAACATGACAGCCGATAGAGCACATGGCGTCGGAGGGGATGGCCTGATGGTAACAGCGGATGATCGAAGTCGTCCGCTTCTGAATGGTTCATGCCCAACCGCTCCATCACGCGCCGCGAGCGACGATTGGCCGGTACGGTGAAGGAGACAATTTCAGAAAGGCCCAATCGCTCGAACCCACAGGCGAGGGCGGCTCTGGCCGCTTCGGTGGCGTAGCCCTGGCCCCAGTAATCGAAGGCGAGCCGCCAGCCCACTTCGACGCAGGGGGTGAAGGGGGCGCTAAATCGCGGCACCGAGAGGCCGACGTAACCAATAAAATCGGCTCTACCCGGCACCTCGACTGCCCAGAGACCAAAGCCCCGCTGGGCAAATTGCTCGCGGATGCGCCCGGCCATAGCGTCGCTCGCCTGCCGATCGAGGCGACCCGGCAGGTACTCCATGACCTGCGGATCGGCGTTGAGGTCAGCAAAAGGCGCAAGATCGCTCTCCCGCCAGGCGCGGAGGATCAACCGCTCGGTGACGAGCTTGAGAATTGGACCCATCGCAATAATTTCTAGGTAGACGAAGGCCATTAAACGTCAGATCAAGGCAGCCCTACGTCCCTTGCAGAAGAAAAATAAGACAAATCTGAAACCGACGTCACTTGGCCCGATGGCAGCCCAGTTACAGTGAACCCCCCCTCTTCTCCTCTGCCCGGCGGGGCAGGGGAGGAGAGCGGGGGGCAGGGGGGGTGTGGAGGGGTGGGGACGGTTTTAGCAAGTACCCAAAAGCAAAAGAACAACCGACTCCCAAAAATCTGATTCCTCCACTCCAGCCCAAAACCTGATGCTTATTTAGCTTCGTCTACTTAGAAAGCCAGCGCTACACTCAATAGTGCGCGATTTTACAAGTTGCTCCGATGATTCGCATTCCGGTTGCCCTGCCCTCCAGCCACTACGACATCCGCATCGAACCGGGCGGGCTCGATCAGCTGGGAGCGGCCCTCCTGGATCTGGGCAAGGCGGACCGGGTGCTGGTGGTGAGCAACCCGACGATCTTGAAGCACTACGGCGCACGGGTGCAGCGCTCGCTCCTGCAGGCAGGTTTTGAGAGCGCCAGTCTGGCTCTGCCCGCCGGTGAGCGCTACAAGACCTTGCGGACGGTCGAACGCATCTACCAGGCTGCCCTCGACTGTCGCCTGGAGCGCTCCAGCATCATCGTCGCCCTGGGAGGAGGGGTCATCGGCGATATGACCGGTTTTGCCGCCAGCACCTGGCTTAGGGGCGTCCGGGTCGTTCAGGTGCCGACGACGCTACTTGCCATGGTCGATGCAGCGATCGGCGGCAAGACCGGCGTCAACCACCCGCAGGGCAAGAATCTGATCGGTACTTTTTATCAGCCCAGCCTGGTGCTGGTCGATCCGGACGTGCTCGCCACCCTGCCCCGGCGCGAGCGGCGCTCGGCGATGGCCGAGGTGATCAAGTACGGCGTCATCTGGGATGCGGAACTGTTCCGCTGGCTGGAGACGCTCAGCGATCTCGACCGGCTGGAGCCGGCCCAGCTTACCCGGATCCTCGTGCGCTCCTGCCAGACAAAGGCGGAAGTGGTGGTGCGCGACGAGCGCGAGGGCGGCCTGCGCGCCATTCTCAACTACGGCCACACCGTCGGCCACGCCATCGAAAGCGTCACGAACTACCGCCGCTACCTGCACGGCGAAGGAGTTGCCCTCGGCATGGTGGCAGCGGGCCGTCTGGCGGCGAACCTGGGCCTCTGGTCCGCGTCGGAGGCAGCCCGCCAAGAAGCACTGATCGCTGGAGCCCACCTGCCGGTGCGTTGGGCAGGCGACATTGCCACCGACGCTCTCATCGAGCGGATGCAGACCGACAAAAAAGTGGTCACAGGCCGCGTGCGCTTCGTGCTGCCGGAGGCGATTGGCCGGGCCAGCATCGGTGTCGAGGTACCCGAGGCTGTCCTGCGCTCTGTGCTGGACAGCCTGGCAGACTGAGAACTGCTATTCGTCTTCTTCGACGATCCGGGAGGCAAAAACGCCGTTATCCGGCTCGCTGGCAGAAGCGGCTGGCGCGGGGGCTGCCGAGGCAACCAGGACCGGCTCGGGCCGGTAACGATCGAGGCCCAGGGCACCGCGCTCGAAGAGGCGCTGTCCCAGTTCGGGATCGATGTCGCTGCGGTAGAAGTCCGCTCCCTGCACCTGGGTGCTCTCGGCGAGAACGGCTCCGCCCAGGGCAGCCCGGCTGAGGTCGGCATCGGAGAGAGTCGCCGATTCGAGCTGTACCTCTGTGAGCGTGCTGTCGCGCAGAACCGCTCCGCTGAGATCTGCACCGCTCAGATTCGCACCGCTGAGATCCGCGTAAGAAAGATCCGCTCCCCGGAGGTTGCTCTGGGCAAAATCCACCCCGCGCAGGTTGCTGCGCGAAAGGTCTGCCCCTTCCAGATTCGCCCCGCTCAGGCTGGCCGCTTCGAGGTTGGCATCGCGCAAACGGGCACCCCTGAGAGCGGCATTGCTGAGGTTGGCACCGATGAGGTCGGCGCGGGAAAGATCCGTTCCATTGAGATCCGCACCGCTCAGATCTGCCAGAACGAGGTGGACGCGGGCCAGATTGAGCCCGGCCAGATTCGCCCCGGCGAGGTTCGCCCGCAGCAGATCCGCCCCGTCAAAATCGATAGTGTCGGCCTGACCGCTGCGAATGCGGTCGATCAGGGTTTGTTTTTTAGAAAGCTGACTCATGTTTTTGTCCTGTCCATGCGCTTTGCAATTATAGTCTCACTGGCCGGTGAAAACCTTCAAGCCGAAGGCAGGGTGGCCCGTGCCCACCGCAGACATTGAAGCGCTTGCTCGGCCCAAAAATCGCTGTCCCAGTACACAAAACAACTGGTCTCACAAAGAAGCAGGGCCCGTTCAGCCACAGCAAGCGCCTGAGCGGGCGGCAATTTTTGCGAGCGCAACTGTGCCAGGTCAAAGCTCAACTGCTCGACCCCTGCGAGAATCTGCTGCCTGCGGGTGCCCGCCTGCCAGCTCTGGTGGCCGCCGATCCAGGAGCCGCCCTCCGCCTTTAGGCGCACTGTGCTGGTAGGACCGTCCGGTAGATAGCGATCGATATACTCACTCACCGTCAAAAAGGCGATGTCCGGCCACTCCCCCCGCCGCTCGAACAGCGGCGCAAAGCCCTGAGAAAAGTACTCAAACATCATCACGTTGCCGTTCTCGCCGTCGGAGGTGGGCACCACCAGTGCCGGTAGACTGGCCCCGGTGCCGCGCAGTGCCTCGCCCCGGTGGCGGGTACCGTCGATGCAGCCTTCGGCGGTCTGACCGCTCTGCTGCCGGATGCCCATCTCGGTGTCGCGCACGACGCAGCAGATCTCCTCGCGCTCACCTCCAACTTCAATCACCAGGCGGTGGACCTGATTTTCCAGTTGCTCGCGGCGACTGTCTGTCGGCAGGGCAAGAGCTGCCGCAGGCAAGATGAGCCACTCGTAGCCGCACTTTTTAAGGAGCCGCACAAAGCGCAGCGCTCCTTCGCCGTCACCCATCATTCCCATCTCCGGCAGCCAGAAACCCCGCACCCGCCCCAGTGCCGCTTCGCCGAACAGTTCAGAATAGACGCGCTGCCACTCGCGGATCTGCGCTTCGTGATCGCGCTCGGGGGTGGCCGGAAAGTAGCAGTGGCTGTAGGCGGTACCGGCCACCTCGATCGCTTCTGGATAATCCGTGAGTGCCTGGCGCAATAGACCAACCACGTCGCCCAGCGCTTCATCCTGCACCCAGGTGCCGGCAAAGGTGCCGTCGCTTGAGAGGCGGGCCAGCTCCTCCAATAGCACCCCCGAATAGTCGAGCATCAACCGGGGAGCCAGCCCCCGCTCCGCCAGATTCAGGACATAGCGCGCCGGATTGACGTAGGCGCGGGCGAACCAACCGGCATTCCAGCGCTCCTCAGAATTTTCTGGCCCGGCCAGCATCTTTGCCAGGTTGCCGGTGAGGCGCGCACTGGAGCCTTCTCCCACCCAGATTGGCGGCTGGTGCATGTGCAGCCAGGGAACGAACACGGCGGTTGGCTGTATCATCGCTTACACACCCACAGATCCAGCCTGCTTGCCCGGCTGGAAGGCTTAAGATGAGGGTACACCCTGGGTATTACCTCGGCGAAGCTGTGTACAAAGCTCTGGTCCATTTTGGCGCGACGATCCGGGACGATTTTCGGGCGGCCTTCGAGAAAGATCCGGCGGCCCGTTCCTGGCTTGAAGTTGTTACCTGCTATCCAGGATTGCACGCGATTGCCGTCCATCGCGTCGCCCATCTACTCTACCAGCGACGACTTTTCTGGCTGGCCCGCCTGCTCTCGCACCTGGCCCGCTGGCTCACCGGCATCGAGATTCACCCCGGTGCCACGATCGGCCCCGGCATCTTCATCGATCACGGCATGGGCGTGGTGATTGGCGAGACGGCGATCGTCGGTCGCGACGCCCTCATCTACCAGGGCGTCACCCTGGGCGGCACCGGCAAGCAAAAGGGCAAGCGCCACCCCACCCTGGGCAACGATGTCGTCGTCGGGGCTGGGGCAAAGGTGCTGGGCGACATCGAGGTGGGCGACAACACCCGCATCGGTGCCGGCTCGGTCGTCCTGCGCTCGGTACCGAGCGACTGCACGGTGGTCGGTGTGCCTGGCCGCGTCGTCTACCAGGCTGGTGAGCGCATCGACCCGCTCGCCCACGGTCAGGTGCCTGACCCGCTCGCCGACGTTATCCGCACCCTCGTGCGCCGTATCGACGAACTTGAAACCGAAATCCAGCAGTTGCGCGGCGACAAGGACGGCACTCCCGCCGCCCCCGTCTGCTCAATTCAGTCGCGGGTTCTCGAAGACTTTTTGCACGGCACGGGAATCTAACCGAGAATTTCTATCCTGCCGCTGCTGCCGTCCACCCGCACCCGCTGTCCGTCGCGCAGGCGCACGGTCGCTCCGGCAACGTTCATCACCGCCGGTAGGCCGTACTCGCGGGCGATGATCGCTCCGTGGGAGAGTTTGCCCCCGACTTCGCTCACGATCGCCGACGCCTGGGCAAGTAGCGGTGCCCAACCGGCGTCGGTGTAGGGCACGACCAGCACGGTCCGGGTATCGAGGCGGGCGCTGGCGTTGAAGGTATGTAGCACGCGCACGGTGCCTTCTACCTGGCCCCGGCTCGCGGCGATGCCCCGCAGGTTATCGGCAGTTTCTACAGTTGGTGAGACTTCCTCCGGCATCTGCATCCCGTAGACGATCTGGGGTACGCGGCGCTGGCGCTGGTGCTCGAAGGCAGCCCGGCGCTCAGCCACCAGTGCCGCCGGATTCGCCTCAAGTCGCCCATCTACCAGGGCACGGACTTCTTCTTCGCCCAAAAAGAAAATGTCGCCCGCTGCCCGCAGCACACCCGCCTCGCGCCACTGCGCTTCGAGGGCGACGAAAGTCCAGCGCAGGTGAGCAAGCAAGCGGTCGTACCCTTCGGCCACCCTGGCGCGGGTGCGCGCACGGCGGCGCACCAGACGGCGGCGCAGGCGATCGAGAGCGGTGCGGGGTTGGGAACGGACGGCGAGCGGGCGCGGAATCTGCACCATCGCTATAAAAAGTTCGCGGACAGTTTCCGGGTGCTCGCGCCAGGTGGGAACGGCAATGTCGGTGCCCACCTCGCTCAGGTAGCCGTAGCGCTCGATGAAGGCAGCGAGCTTTGCGTCCCTATCGAAGGCGGTCGGCTCCAGGCGCGCTTCGCTCGCCAGTTCCCCCAGCTCGCGCACCGCCTGCACTTCAGCGCTCGCCTCCTCCCCCAGCCAGTCCTCGGGTACCGCCAACAGCGCTCGTCTGAGCGCCAGGCCCAGGGGCGCGAGGATATTGAAGTAGGTGACGAGGCGCAGGCCGACGACGATCCGCTCGGCGCGCCCGATGAGCTGTCCGGGGGTGAGCGCCTCCGGCTTTTCTGCCGCCAGTCCCGCCAGCAGCGGTGCGAGCACATCTTGATCGATGACTCGAAAATCTTTCTCAAGCTCCAGATCGCGGCCTGCCAGCCGCAACAAACCCGGCAGGTTGGCCATCACACTCGTGAGGGGCGGACGAGAGAAGCGGCTGCCCCGGTAGAGAAAATCGAGGCTCTCCGGCGGCAGGCCCATGCGCTGGAAGATCTCGGTAAGCAGCGTGGCGTTGAAGTAGGCCCAGCCCTCCAGGAGCGTCGCCGTCTGGTTGAAGTCGATGCCCCGCGCCCGCCCGCCCAGAACGATTTTGAAGATCTCGCCCCAGACGCCGCAGGTGAGGGGCTGATTGATCGACCAGGTGAGCGGTCGGATCGTGCCGGGGATGACTTCGGCGGCGATCGTGCGCGTCCAGACCGGCTGCAGGGTCGTGATGGGCCGCGCCTGGAGAACCCAGATCCGCTCGCCGTCGAAGGTCCATTCGATGTCCTGGGGTTTTCCAGCAAAGCAGCGCTCGACCGCCAGAGCCACATCTCTCAGCGCTTCGAGCACGTTCGCTGGAATCTCGCCTGTCGGGACGGCAGTGTCGCTGCGATCGACGATGGCCCGCAGGGGGGTGATCTGGCCGCCCACCACCGCCGCTGCCCCGCCCGCCACCGCTTCGACAACCAGGGCTTCATCGCCGCTTACCGGGTCGCGGGTAAAGACGACGCCCGAATACACCCCCTGAATCTGGGGCTGGACGAGGACCGCCATCGCGCTCTTTTCGATCCCCCGATCGCGGC harbors:
- a CDS encoding BrnT family toxin, with amino-acid sequence MAWTWDNEKNRTNKCDHGLSFESAQYVFRDLLAVSRPDPYPHEERWQTIGMIGNMTIFVVHTWPDPDPDTGEETGRIISAREATPYERRAYEEGTL
- a CDS encoding pentapeptide repeat-containing protein yields the protein MSQLSKKQTLIDRIRSGQADTIDFDGADLLRANLAGANLAGLNLARVHLVLADLSGADLNGTDLSRADLIGANLSNAALRGARLRDANLEAASLSGANLEGADLSRSNLRGVDFAQSNLRGADLSYADLSGANLSGADLSGAVLRDSTLTEVQLESATLSDADLSRAALGGAVLAESTQVQGADFYRSDIDPELGQRLFERGALGLDRYRPEPVLVASAAPAPAASASEPDNGVFASRIVEEDE
- a CDS encoding glycerol-3-phosphate acyltransferase, encoding MVLPVLLLAGAFLLGGLPLSGWLVRALTGKDLRRLGTGNVGVSAAFIHAGRWVGILAALAEAARGIVVVLIASGVAGEPDWPLLALSALVAGRYWLGRGAGVTNAFWGLLVYAPTVTYLVGLIWLVPLVIWRGRRGRRRSQLATLIALPLVFYGQSGSLPVTAAAALLALWLGYALVRLPDDMEREQWNTVLNLDQPLDPEVAGFKAANLAQLRRAGVCAPAGWVLPAGKAAEALLALVFPSAQRPWIARSSATGEDGSTASAAGQYLSVANLTTAKELLAAVDQVRASHDAPAAVQYRRDRGIEKSAMAVLVQPQIQGVYSGVVFTRDPVSGDEALVVEAVAGGAAAVVGGQITPLRAIVDRSDTAVPTGEIPANVLEALRDVALAVERCFAGKPQDIEWTFDGERIWVLQARPITTLQPVWTRTIAAEVIPGTIRPLTWSINQPLTCGVWGEIFKIVLGGRARGIDFNQTATLLEGWAYFNATLLTEIFQRMGLPPESLDFLYRGSRFSRPPLTSVMANLPGLLRLAGRDLELEKDFRVIDQDVLAPLLAGLAAEKPEALTPGQLIGRAERIVVGLRLVTYFNILAPLGLALRRALLAVPEDWLGEEASAEVQAVRELGELASEARLEPTAFDRDAKLAAFIERYGYLSEVGTDIAVPTWREHPETVRELFIAMVQIPRPLAVRSQPRTALDRLRRRLVRRRARTRARVAEGYDRLLAHLRWTFVALEAQWREAGVLRAAGDIFFLGEEEVRALVDGRLEANPAALVAERRAAFEHQRQRRVPQIVYGMQMPEEVSPTVETADNLRGIAASRGQVEGTVRVLHTFNASARLDTRTVLVVPYTDAGWAPLLAQASAIVSEVGGKLSHGAIIAREYGLPAVMNVAGATVRLRDGQRVRVDGSSGRIEILG
- the cysE gene encoding serine O-acetyltransferase, with amino-acid sequence MRVHPGYYLGEAVYKALVHFGATIRDDFRAAFEKDPAARSWLEVVTCYPGLHAIAVHRVAHLLYQRRLFWLARLLSHLARWLTGIEIHPGATIGPGIFIDHGMGVVIGETAIVGRDALIYQGVTLGGTGKQKGKRHPTLGNDVVVGAGAKVLGDIEVGDNTRIGAGSVVLRSVPSDCTVVGVPGRVVYQAGERIDPLAHGQVPDPLADVIRTLVRRIDELETEIQQLRGDKDGTPAAPVCSIQSRVLEDFLHGTGI
- the aroB gene encoding 3-dehydroquinate synthase; protein product: MIRIPVALPSSHYDIRIEPGGLDQLGAALLDLGKADRVLVVSNPTILKHYGARVQRSLLQAGFESASLALPAGERYKTLRTVERIYQAALDCRLERSSIIVALGGGVIGDMTGFAASTWLRGVRVVQVPTTLLAMVDAAIGGKTGVNHPQGKNLIGTFYQPSLVLVDPDVLATLPRRERRSAMAEVIKYGVIWDAELFRWLETLSDLDRLEPAQLTRILVRSCQTKAEVVVRDEREGGLRAILNYGHTVGHAIESVTNYRRYLHGEGVALGMVAAGRLAANLGLWSASEAARQEALIAGAHLPVRWAGDIATDALIERMQTDKKVVTGRVRFVLPEAIGRASIGVEVPEAVLRSVLDSLAD
- a CDS encoding BrnA antitoxin family protein, whose protein sequence is MKKEHSNPVPPEVQAEIDALAAADRPIRTDLIPEATGDWSAARRGLFYRPIKQQITLRLDADLIDWFKRNHLQGEGYQTSINRALREYIAQHQL
- a CDS encoding GNAT family N-acetyltransferase encodes the protein MGPILKLVTERLILRAWRESDLAPFADLNADPQVMEYLPGRLDRQASDAMAGRIREQFAQRGFGLWAVEVPGRADFIGYVGLSVPRFSAPFTPCVEVGWRLAFDYWGQGYATEAARAALACGFERLGLSEIVSFTVPANRRSRRVMERLGMNHSEADDFDHPLLPSGHPLRRHVLYRLSCSDYCRKALGKQ
- a CDS encoding sensor histidine kinase, translated to MELINHDSPQPAVLATEELRRVPLFENLPEDQLCWLIRQGRLRLLDTGDIVRAQGTPADYVFVLLDGAIQIVKKKGNQEILLVTHTERTLFGELPVLTGDPHYWAEGRALAPSRILELDKEDFWELLSSCRCVTTVILRTMAQRMQEVQALAQQRERLIALGTLAAGLAHELNNPASAARRAASQLRGSFQKLQPAALKLCRYAKDEEKQAVLNVLEQEVVERATAALALDPITRSDREEQLADWLREHNIANSWNLASTLVGAGLDTDWLVALTGRIAPESLPSVLNWLEVTLDGVGLLNELEHCTERVSTLVQAVKDYSYLDQAPLQEIDVHEGLESTLTMLGHRLRNGIAICRAYCDLPRITAFGSELNQVWTNLLDNAIDAVQDRSDPCVWLRTSREDRNILVEITDNGPGIAADVLPHIFEPFFTTKDIGKGTGLGLHISYRIVVEQHRGDIRVHSAPGRTCFQVRLPITPG